The DNA sequence GAAGACCCACACGATGCCGAACAGGATGAACCCGGCCATCGGGCCAGCGGCGGAAATGATGATCGAGCGTTGTGTGGTGAGCCCCGAATATGGCTGATAGACGGCCAGCCCGCCAAAATGGTAGAGGATAATCTGTGGCGGCCAGCCGAATATTTTCGCCATGATGGCGTGTCCCAGTTCGTGAACCAGGATGGAGACGAATACGCAGGCGATCCAGATCCAGGTAAATTTCAGATCATCCGGATTCCAGCCCATGAAGGCGGCCACAACCCAGAACAGTGGATGCACGCGGATCGGAATGCCAAATATGGAAAAACGTAAATCAAATTCTGTGGGAGCAACATTTCCCAGCATCAGCTTCACTTTCTATTGTTGTATTGATTCCGGAATGGAAGTTTCAATCCGGTTTAGAGGACAGCATATCGACTGGTCAACAG is a window from the Gimesia benthica genome containing:
- a CDS encoding M50 family metallopeptidase, which codes for MLGNVAPTEFDLRFSIFGIPIRVHPLFWVVAAFMGWNPDDLKFTWIWIACVFVSILVHELGHAIMAKIFGWPPQIILYHFGGLAVYQPYSGLTTQRSIIISAAGPMAGFILFGIVWVFRYYSIRFGLWDGFSPQARGYIGLAFYDLIFINLYWGLINLAPVLPLDGGHICEDICKSVKRYRGDILALQISMVVAGGLAVYFFSQHMRYAGIMFALFGVFNFQMYQQRNRSW